DNA sequence from the Pelagibaculum spongiae genome:
CGCAACCACTCTATGAACGTCATCGCCACCCATCATTCAATTTATTCCTGCCCAAAAACATTCAATTTCTCATGCGGTTGTCATTGACTCAATCTTTGACAACCGTTGATATTTGCAGGAACGGCACTTGTAAAAGTTGTCTTTTTAACATCATGCCATCTCCCAGAGCTATAAAAACATGCCAGGCATAATTCAAGTTATGCCTGTACCACCCCATTGATTCTTTTCATTTCTCACAGCCACTTAACTGAATTATTGTATTCAGATTCTAATAGCGTAGGTGGTTGTGCTATGTCGGGTCATCAATTTAATTCTGCCTTTTCTGCTCACTCCGAAAGCAATACTGACACTATCGAAATTGCTCGAGTTGGGCCACGCCGTGCAGGGATGAACACCAAGCATTGTCATTGGTTTCACTGCGTCAGCAGGGTATGTCGTAAAGCGTGGTTGTGTGGCATTGACCCGGATACTGGCGAGAACTTCGAGCACCGTCGTGACTGGATAATAAAACGCTTGGCATTATTAGCCGATGCATTTTCAATTGAAATTGCCAGTTATGCATGGTTGATATTAAAGAGCAGAGTAATCACTTCGCACTCTAACTGAAAACTACCCCTACCTCTTCAGCACAAGCTTGCGCCTTGCTTCAAAGTGCCCTTGAGAGTAAAAGTCGGCAACGAGTATCATAGTGCGCTGTTTGAATGAAAGGGATATTACAGACTCTCTAATTCGTTTCGAAAACATACCCGAAGAAGCTTTAACTTTTCGATTCGACTCAATATTTCCTTCAGATAGTTGCAATTGATATAATTGCCCCTTAGTGACTATATACAATTTATCTTTTTTGTTACTACCCTTGCCTTGATCAAAAACCTCTAAATTTATCACCAATAAGTCTTTGGAATCACTTGTAATAATTGCTTCAACTTTGTTTTTAGAATTTTTTATGCGGGGTGATTGATCTGAACCATAGCAGTAAATCTCTTCAAGACTTCCTTGCCACTTTCCCTTCAATTTCTTGGTCAATGTTTGAACTTGCTTTACCTCTGAAGGCAACAGTTCAATCCCCTGCGAGAGATCGTAATAATCATCATTTAACTGTTTGAAAGCTGGTGAAGCTTCAAAGCAGTCCACCTCCTGAGCAGACACAGCATGACTGAACATCAGCAGAAAAAGTATAATAACAGCAGGCACAAGAGCACCATAATGGCTGGGTTAGATTGCAAATAGTAACGCAAAACAAACCTTTAATAAACGCCATTAGCTTTATAACTAACTAAAATCTGCCAGGCATAATTCAAGTTATGCCTGAACCATCCCATTAATTCTTTTCATTTTTCACAGCCACTTAACTGAATTATTGTATTCAGATTCTAATAGCGTAGGTGGTTGTGCTATGTCGGGTCATCAATTTAATTCTGCCTTTTCTGCTCACTCCAAAGGCAATACCGTCGAAATTGCTCGAGTTGGGCCACGCCGTGCAGGGATGAACACCAAGCATTGTCATTGGTTTCACTGCGTCAGCAGGGTATGTCGCAAAGCTTGGTTGTGTGGCATTGACCCGGATACTGGCGAGAACTTCGAGCACCGTCGTGACTGGATAATAAAACGCTTGGCATTATTAGCCGATGCATTTTCAATTGAAATTGCCAGTTATGCATGATTTATATTAAAGAGCTGAGCAATCACTACCATCTGGTATGAAGTGTCAATCTGGAAAAAGCCAACAGCTGGCAAGGTGATTAAGTACTTCATCGCTGGTGCAAAGTGTATAAAGGCCCAGAAATTGTCCAGCGCTATTCAGCTGGCGATAATTTAATGCCATCTGAAGTAAAACATGTCGAAAGTTTTGTTGAAGAATATCGGGAAAGATTAACTGACATCAGCTGGTTTATGCGCAGATTAAATGAACCTTTAGAAAGACTAGAGCACAATTTGATAAAAAGTTTGTCAACTAAAGCATAGCTACCAAGTCAGTCATATATCAGCCGTTTTATCGCTGGTTAGCAGACAGCTCAATTTGATGTGATGTGCTGTGCTGTGCTGTGCTGTGCTGTGCTGTGCTGTGCTGTGCTACTCACTCTAGTGAACAACTTCAGAGTTTGCAGATATCTTTTTTACAGCCTCTTTAGCTATACTAAACCCAATGCTTTCACGGAAGATTTGTATGCCCATTGAGATGACAGATTATAAGAAATATGCCGAAACTTTCGGATGCACTTACCGTAGCGTCTACAAGACTGATATTTTACGTCAACAATCTCTACTTACATACCAAAACACCCTCTCAAAAGACGATCTCGTTCAATTCTATGGCCGATCGGGCAAAGGTTACCGCCTCGGATTTTGCGCTCTTTATATTAACTGTGCTGGCAATGTAGAAGCATATAATAACGCATTAGAAAAAAACCCATCGCTGATGAGTGTAATTTCCAATCAACATGCATATGAAAGCGCTAGTCAATCTGAATATGAAAACAAAAAAGATCATTATCAAGCTGAAGCAGATAGCTTTCATAAACTGTGGATTGCTCGTCAATCATCTGAAATCATAACTATTGGAACTAGCAATACATTTATTGTCCTGCTACAAATATGTGCAAAATACTTAGCCAAAACTGGCTTGGTGGTATTAACACTCTATTACGAGAAAGATACAGCAATTTCCATTATTCTCAATCATTCTAAGGAAAACGACTTGAGCAGGCTAGCGATGTTCGACCCTTGCAGTGGTCAATATGAAACACCTCTCAATAAAGAATCAGGAGCTCTTGTTTTGCAACTCATCCAACTTACAAATAATATTTTAACTGGTTATCGTTCATACGGTTCTGTGTTAGCAATTATAGCCAGCCCTGCAATTAATTACCCATCAAATAAAATCACTTAGATTTTATAGTAGAAACCAAAAACCACTGAGCACACTTAAACCACTAATTAATAAAGTGAACACACTCAAAGCAAGGCAAGAAATTACTATCTAACAATAGAATGAACTCCTCAGAAAGTTATCTTTAATATTTTAATCTAGATAAACACCTCTCCATCAAACTAAAATGTTAAGAGGTTTTTATGCCCTATAGTGAAAAGCAAACGCTAGCAATAATTCAACATTAATTTGATAAACAATTATTAGGCTCATCATTATTATTACATGCACCATCATTTTTAATTAACAACGCACTTCCAATCAATGCTATTAGCTTTCCTTCTTCGTTCTCTAGCCTGAATATTTTATGAACAGTGAAAAAAAAGATACAAAAACAGGCAAAAAAACTTATAAAATTTAATCGCAAGCAACTTCATGACTTTCACATTTATTAAACCAAACTGCCAACATTAAAATGGCGCTTCTACACTGCCTTGCTTTTTCGAATCTACTTTCGCCCAACTAAGCCCTTGCAACTTAAATAAACCTAATTGTCTGATAAGTCTATTACCTTCTTTATCGGTGGCAACGAAGAACACATTGTCATCCGGTATTCTAAGATGAATCACTGATGCTAGGAAATACATACGACGCAATGCCGCAGGGAGAATGCCCGCACAAGTAATGACTCTACCTGGTATAAAATGTTTTCTGAGCTGCTTATGTATCAAAGTTTTGTGCGGCAGTTTGGATTGGTGCGTCAACTTCAGAATTTTTCCATATGAATTTTGGGTTTTATCATTTTCATAGGTATCAACCATGTTTTCTAATATTTCTCGTATAAAAGGACTTTCTTGCGCGCCCGAATACAAAATATTATTATCAACAAAATGATTGACATGCATAAATGCTGAACTACGTTTATCTCTACTAATAAGTTCATGAGTTAACAAATGATCATTTGTAACCTTGTCATGCTGGAAATGAAAGGGGATAATTCTCTCTGATGACAATTCTTTGTATATTTTATCAGTAGATTTTTTTGGTGAAAACACATCATTCTTTGTAGCATCAAAACCAGTACCAATGAAATCACTCACCCAAGTAAAATCCAAGTATAATCCACCATAAAAGTACAATGCAAGAATTCTCAAAATATCGCAAGCATATGAATACTGTTTCCACAAAATATAAGAGCGCACTCGCGTATTTAAATCACAAACTTTATCGGCCAGAACCATCAGCTCATTAATATCTTTTATTTCAAATACACCATATAATTTACTATGTTTTTGTGCCAGTAGTGTTGGAGCATTGGTCCAGAGAATATGAGCAACCCTGCCTTTCACTCTCCAGTGCCTTTCTAGATTACGATTAGTGTTCGCAACACGAATTAAACATTCTTCATCAGGGCTGCTGCCTAACCAAACTCTATGGATAATAGCGACTCCATCTTCACTGGATAGCTGCTGTACGCTTTGATTGAAATTTTTCTGAAATTGGCTCATGAAAATATTACAAACCAGAAGCAATTGATCTTTTATTGGTCCTGAAAGATCCAAATCTATTTTTATCATGCATGCGTCACCGCCTCGATATTTCTTATGTTCATCGGTATCTTTAATGCAGTAAAAATAAACTTGGCAAACCAATAAATAAGCATTGGAAAAATTATTTTTTCTCTGATAAGCCTGAATGATCTCTATAAATCTCTGCAACACAGCAATGCATCGAGATGTTTTAGGTGATGGCGGCAATTGATCAGCAACAACGTCGTCGATTACTTGCTGAAGGCGCACGCAAAGCATCTCAAATAAAGGCTTAAGCCAATAATTACTTTCAATACTAGGAAGATCTAAGCGTTGTAGTGGCATGATCAATACTGAGTTATTAATGAGTGATAGTTATGATAGTCAACTAAAACCTGAATCAGCCAGAGAGCTATGTTCTAAAAGCACCAGACGTAACAGTAAATGCTTGAATTAAAGCATTTACTGTTACGTCCGTCACTATCCAACTACTATCTCTAGCAACTGAGCTCTCGTATTTATGCTCAAAATGACACGTTCAAGGCATGCCGCGATACTCACCAAGAAACCATAGTTACGCCAATATAGGTGATACAGGCAGCAAATGTTCCAAACATTTTCCTTGGATTTCTTCCATCTATGGATCGTCATGCCAAAACTAAGATTGACAGTACTTAATCATATAGAAAATACCTATGAACATAGACTGGCTGAATCGCCTTATCTTATGTATTCACCCGCAAAATATTGATTTAGTTTTTTTATAACTCACCCTAAACCCAAGCCGCTACCAGCTGTAAACAATGTATCGAAAAACAGCGTTTTCTCAGTTTTAAACAGACATTGATTACCAAATATTTACAATTCAATTCTAACAAAGATGACACAAAAAGTTTCATTAAATATTCATACCATATTTACTTATTTAAATTGCAAGACAATTAAAACAACGTTACCGTTTAGTTAAACCGTTGCACAACTAAAAACTACAAGATGCAAAGGAAAGCGCCATGAGTAAATCCCACCCAAAACGCATACCTATTTTTCGCGTCGCGCCTCAGCATTGGCTTTTAACTGCTTGTTGCCTATTACTGGGCGGCCTGGCAGGCTGCGACTCTCAAACCGAAGTTGCCAAGGCATCGATAGATGGTGACTTTAATTATTCAGTCAGCCACACCTTCTCTATTAATGATGTTCAAGGCGGCTACAACGGCACCACTTTTGCCAATAATCCGGCGATTATTTGTGGCTTACCTGATAGCAAGAACTCCGAATGTCCAGACAATGCAGCTCAACCAACAACCGTGAAAAAAACTGGCGAAATTGTCTATCCAATTGATAGCCAGTTTGGTTATTACGTTGAAGACTTTGTTGGTGCTGCAGAAAAAAAATTCGACCAGAATTACGGCGAAGGATGGGTTGCTGACTTAGCTAATGGTTTAATTATTGCCAATGCTAAAACGGTTTCATTTAAAGCACCTAAGCGCACTGGCAGTTGGTGTGCAGGTTTAGGTGGCTCATTGGTTAAGTGTTCCACTGAGCATTACACCACTATGGAGCATGTTCTTACCTGCTATGAATCTGTGCCTTACACTACAGATAACCCCACCAGCACCGATCAAAAAAATTTACTTAATCCAGAAAATGGCAGCATTGTTGGAAACTGCTCGGAAACCAAGCTAGACGATAATTTACTGCTTATGGAAGCTGGCAATCTTACTGACATACCACTTACCAGCATTGTTCCTGGCGATCAAATGGAAGCAAATGAGTCAACAATTCGTGATGATATCGCAGTAGGAAAAGATTATTCAATCACTTTAAAAGATGATGGCAAACCATTATATCGCTGGGGAAATGCTGTTAAACGCCCAAATGATATACGGCTTTATGCTCGTATGGCATTACCCGAAGAATGGAAAGTACCGGGTGCAGAATTTGAAGTACTAAAAGCCGTTTTAGTGCTTAACCACCATATCACCAACAATCCTAACGATCAGGTGCGTCCTGAAGATATGGAAAATGAAGCTGCAATTGGCCAACTGCCTGAATATGTTGTCACTGGCTCAGATTGGATGTCTAGCAAAGAATGCTACGAAGGCGATGGCGATTATATTCCCGCAGGAACCTTATTTAAAAATAGTAACTTTACCGAAGAAGCAGCTTTTTCCGAAGATCTGCAATTAGGCTTAACCAACGCTTGGTACACTACAACAGACCGAGACCCATTTGCTGCGGCATTAAACCCCGATGAAGATATAACCAATGCGACCGGCCCACGCTGGCGATTAAAGTCGAATAAATTTGGCCAGGACATTCCATCTTTGGAAATTCCAACCAAAAATTGTTTGCAACCTCCATTCGCTCACGGCGTCGACAAATATCCGGTTGGTGATGAAACCGTCACCACGCTTAATCTACTGGATTTTGAACCCGATATTGAATCTCCATTAGCCAGCAGCCTTGGCTGGATTGATGCAAGCCATAACGAAATTAACATTGCCAAAAGCGGATTGAATACCGACGGTAACGGTATATCCATCAACGGATTGCCACTTACTGAAGATTTCGATTTGGCAATTTATGTTAAAGGCGATGCAAAAGGGACTCGCTTATACGACGCGACTTTATATCTTAAATATCAAGCCATAGCTGCTGAGGAATAACATAATGAAAAACAATCATTCACCTATGTTATCAAATAAAAAATTCCGTCTGGCCGCGGGCTTGCCTTTGATGTTATGTGCATCACTTGCTAATGCGGAAATTATTACCACCAGTGAAACACACGTTTTTAGCGTCAGCGATATTCAAGGTGGCGAAAACTTCGCTACTTACGCCGATGATAAAACGGTTCTGTGCGGCATGCCCGACAGCAGTAAACCCACCTGCCCAACCGATGTGCAGCAGCCAAAAGCAGACAAAGATAATCACACCTTATATCCGATAGAAAGTAATTTTGGATTTAACGTGTCTGATTTTGTCGGTGCTGCCGACCGAACTTTCGACCAGAATTATAAAGAAGGATTTGCCGGTAACATTGTCGACCCTGATCATGGCGCAGGGGTAGCAATTGCCAATGTGGCAACCAATGTTTTCAAGGTAAAAGACCCCTATGGAACTTGGTGCTCAGGCCTCGGTGGAAAAATGGTTAAATGTTCATCTGAGCATTACGTGGTGATGGAACATGTATTGACATGTAATGAAACCATCCCCTATTCCACAAAAGATCCACTGGGCGGTATGCAAAAAGATTTGATAGATCCTGAAACCAAACTCAAGGTTGGAAGCTGCGCAGATGCAAAACTAGATAACCAATTATATCTAGTACGCAATGGAATAGTTACTGAAGAAGCTTTAACTAGTACAACGCCAGGTGATCAAATGATCGCCAATGAATCGACTGTTCGTGATGATATCGCAGTAGGGAAAGACTACTCGATTACCCTCAAAGATGATGGTAAGCCATTATATCGTTGGGGTAATGCAGTAAAACGGCCTGTAGATATTCGTCTATATGCGAAAATGCCACTTCCACAAGCGTGGAAAGAAAACCCTGAAACGGTCTACCGCATTACCAGCGCATCACTGTCGGTCGTTCATAGCATTACCAATAATCCGAATGATCAGATTCGCCCAGAAGACATGGAAAATGAAGCAGCAATTGGTCGCTTACCTGAATCTGAATTCTCAGGCGACAACATTATATCGGCAAAAGATTGCTATGAAGGTGACGGCGACTTTATTGCGGAAGGTACTTTGTTTAAAAATGCAGAGTTTGCAAACCAAACTGCATTTTCTGATGATTTAAAACATGGATTAACTAACGCATGGTACACCTCAACTAACCGCGGTCCTTTTGAAGTTGGTGAAGAATCTGCAACTCGCTGGCGGCTAAGACCTAATAAATATGGCCAGGACATACCTGGACTAGAAATTGCCAACGCTGAAGCTGAATGTGTACAGGCACCACCTTTTAGCAAACATACGCAAAAATATACCGTGGGCGATATCGTCACCACTACCATTAACCTGCTTGATTCTGAAGACATTTCACCTCTACTCACTAGCAGCGGCTGGATAGATGCAAGCCAAAACAACGTCAATATCGGCATGGCGAGTAATAGTGTTGAAGATGGTAACGGGACTTCCATCAACTATTTACCATTAACCGAAGATTTTGATTTAGCGATTTATGTCAAGGGCGATAAAAAAGCGATTCAACTTTATAGCGCAACGCTTAAAATCGAATGGGATGACCAAAACTAATGACCAAGCAAATAGAGCAATGGCCTAATCAACGCCATCTAGCGACAGTTTTTAGGCCAAGCAACCCTACAATTGTCAACATGCTCTTATTGCTAATACTATTAGTTCAAGCCAATTTACTTTGGGCTGCTGCCGATGTAATGCCCAAAGGAAAAGGCGGTCATTACGCCACGCGTAACCAACAATCTGCGGTAGCTTTTTTGCTACCGCAGGCCTTAGCCTCACTAGAAAATAGCTCAACTACTCAATTTGAAAAACAACTAAAAAACAACCAGCAATGGCTAACTGCTATTGACAGAAAAAACGGCCAAAGCTTACTTGGGCTAGCCATTATTAAAAATAAGCCTGCGAAAACATCACTATTAATTGGCTATTCTTCAGCATTAAAAACCCTCAACCGAAGTGGTCAAACACCATTAATGGTTGCTGCCAGTTATGGCAACATGTCTGCCAGCCAATTATTAATTGCAGCTAGCATCGACATTAACCATAGAGATAATTTTCAGCGCAGCGCACTATTTTTGGCAGTAAAAAACAACCAACCAGAAATTGTCAGCATGTTATTAAAAGCTCGTGCTAACCTGCATTTAGCTGATGAAAACAATGCCACACCATTACTGCTTGCCGTTCAATCGGGCAAATTGCCATTAATTAAGCAACTGCTGGAACATGGTGCCAATCCAAATGATCGTGATAGCAAAGGTCGGACGCTATTAGCCATCGCGACCCAGCGACAAATGATTACCATTGCAAAACTGTTGATGTCTTATGGTGCAGATCAGCACGCTGTCGATGAAAATGGCCGTTCCGCTTTTATGCAGGCTGCTGTTGATGGTAATACAAAGTTTCTGCATTTATTAATGACTAAAAATCGCAATTTAAATCAGCGCGATCAATACGATCATAACGTGCTACACCTCGCCGCCAGCAGTGGCAACCTGGCCGCAGTCAAGCTATTGCTACAACAAGGCTTAGATATTAATAGCCGACAAAAACATCAATTTACCCCTTTAATGTTTGCTGCAAATCTTGGCCATAGCGATCTAGTGAGTTATCTACTGGAACAAGGCGCCGAGGTAAATGCACAAAATAGCGGCAAGGTGTCTGCATTAATGATGGCTGCAGGCAATGGTGACATTAAGAGTATCCGTTTGTTAATACAGCATAATGCTAAATTGAACTTGGCCAACACCGCTGGATGGAATGCATTATTCTATGCCATAGCCAAACGGCATAGCGCAGCGGCAAAACTACTGATTCAATCTGGAATAAATATTGACTGGCAAGATAACCGCGGGGCAACCGGCCTACTACTCGCTGCTGGCAACCATGCCAGCGATATTGCCGAACAATTGCTGCAGCGCGGCGCCAAACCAACCATTTGTAACTATCAAGGCTTTAGTCCGCTAATGGCTGCTGCATTATCTGGCAATAACGATTTAATTAAATTGCTGCTACAGAAAAAAAATGCGATTAATGAAACAGATAAGCAAGGAAGGAGTGTTTTACATTGGGCGGTACAAAGCAATCAACAATCAACGGTTAACCTGCTATTGAAATCTGGCGCAATCATAAACGCACTAGACAACAAACAGCGAAGCCCATTAATGACTGCCGCGGCGTTAAACAAAAAAAATAGCCTTGCTGAATTATTATCGGCCGGTGCAGACAAAACCTTAGTTGATCAACAAGGGAAAAACGCTGCACACTGGGCAAAATCTCGTGGGCATCTGGCCGCATTACAACAACTACAGTAACAAGAGTTCTGTTCAATTTTTTTAAAAATTTCAAAAAAAACCGCTGGCAACTTAATCGTTACCAGCGGTTTTTTTATCTATCGAATTTACACCTGACAATTACCTGTTTCAGCACTCATACAGCGGCCGCGCAACATCCGATTCACCACCACCCAAACCCATGGTAATAGCATCATTAGTGATAGCTGCTCAACCGCCAGCATCTGACTTCCTGCCAGGCATGCCACCACAATCGCAGCACCGGTCATTTGAAATAATCCCAGCAATGCTGATGCGGTACCGGCCCGATCACCAAAAGGGGCTAACGCATTGCCAGCACATACCGCCATCATGGTGGCAAAACCAACACTCGCGGTGAAAACTGGCCCCATAAAGGCCAGCGGATGCATGATTGATCCCAGCGCATATTCTGCTACTGCGGCAACGGCCATCACTGAAACTGAACCCCATAACGCCGTTTTTTTACCAACCTTTTCAATCAATTTTGGCGCAGCAAAAGCGCAGGTAATATTAACCACCGCATTGGCACCAAACCATAATGCGTAATCTCTTGCTGATAGCCCCATATCAATCATCAAACGGCTTGGCGATTGTGTGACATAGCCAATAATCATCGCCATGCCTAATAATGCCAGCGTGGCATAAAAAATGAATACCGGCACCGTCAGAACTGCTTGATATCGGTTCCAGCTAAACAACTTACCTTCACTTGAAGTATTTGCAGGTCGGGTTTCAGGCAGCATTGCAGTTAATGCTGCCAACATGATCAAGCCATAGCCGGCCATAAACCAAAAGTTAGATTCCCAGCCCCACCAGACGGTCAGCAAACCACCTAACAAAGGCGCGACTGCTGGAACAATACAAATTACCCCATTGAGATAACTGAACATTGCACCGCTACGCTGAGCACCAAAGAAATCTCGAACGCCAGCAAATGCGGCAACCGACAGACAACTTGCAGCAAGTCCCTGGCCTAATCTTGCCGCCATTAATACCCAATAAACGTCAGCGCTGGCAGCAATTGATGAAGTGATAATATAAAGCAGCACACCTATCAAGCCGATCGGCCGACGCCCATAACGATCCGCCAGTGGGCCTGCGATCAATTGGCCTGTACCAAATGACAACATAAACATAGGTAAGCTTTGTTGTATCCAAGCGACAGGAACCGACAAGGCTTGCGCCATTTGTGGAATCGCTGGCAAGAAAATATCGATTGCCAACGGGGAGAACAGTACCATTAACATAAACAGTGGCAGGGGATTGCTTAGGCGCATTAAATCTCACTTAACTAATGGTGAATAACTAAAAAGTCATTAAATAAAGGTCGCAAGCAATCTTAACTTACGACTCAAAAACTGCGCGGATTGTATCCGCCTTACCCCTTAAATTAAAATGATCATTATTATCTTTTTGATAGTCCTTGTTGGAATAGCTCAATGTTTCAAGCTGCCGTCCTACTGGTTTCAATTTTTCTGACTTGAGCAGAGTAACTGTCAAACGAGAACAACTCATCAGCAGTTATCTCCCTCCAAAAAAGTGGCAAAACCTTAAATTAGAAAACAACAAAAAAGCTCAACCGAAGATATCGATTGAGCTTTATAAAAACATCTAGTTGATTTATTTAATTAAACGCAGAGTCCATGGCACTCTAAACGCTGCACCATCGTGTGTTTTAACCATACCCATAATACAAAAAACCAAATGGCATAATGCGACAATTGGAATCAGCAAGATGCCAATAACAACGAAGGTTAAAGCAAATGCTATCGTATAGGCCAAGATGAGCG
Encoded proteins:
- a CDS encoding ankyrin repeat domain-containing protein; this encodes MTKQIEQWPNQRHLATVFRPSNPTIVNMLLLLILLVQANLLWAAADVMPKGKGGHYATRNQQSAVAFLLPQALASLENSSTTQFEKQLKNNQQWLTAIDRKNGQSLLGLAIIKNKPAKTSLLIGYSSALKTLNRSGQTPLMVAASYGNMSASQLLIAASIDINHRDNFQRSALFLAVKNNQPEIVSMLLKARANLHLADENNATPLLLAVQSGKLPLIKQLLEHGANPNDRDSKGRTLLAIATQRQMITIAKLLMSYGADQHAVDENGRSAFMQAAVDGNTKFLHLLMTKNRNLNQRDQYDHNVLHLAASSGNLAAVKLLLQQGLDINSRQKHQFTPLMFAANLGHSDLVSYLLEQGAEVNAQNSGKVSALMMAAGNGDIKSIRLLIQHNAKLNLANTAGWNALFYAIAKRHSAAAKLLIQSGINIDWQDNRGATGLLLAAGNHASDIAEQLLQRGAKPTICNYQGFSPLMAAALSGNNDLIKLLLQKKNAINETDKQGRSVLHWAVQSNQQSTVNLLLKSGAIINALDNKQRSPLMTAAALNKKNSLAELLSAGADKTLVDQQGKNAAHWAKSRGHLAALQQLQ
- a CDS encoding multidrug effflux MFS transporter, with the protein product MRLSNPLPLFMLMVLFSPLAIDIFLPAIPQMAQALSVPVAWIQQSLPMFMLSFGTGQLIAGPLADRYGRRPIGLIGVLLYIITSSIAASADVYWVLMAARLGQGLAASCLSVAAFAGVRDFFGAQRSGAMFSYLNGVICIVPAVAPLLGGLLTVWWGWESNFWFMAGYGLIMLAALTAMLPETRPANTSSEGKLFSWNRYQAVLTVPVFIFYATLALLGMAMIIGYVTQSPSRLMIDMGLSARDYALWFGANAVVNITCAFAAPKLIEKVGKKTALWGSVSVMAVAAVAEYALGSIMHPLAFMGPVFTASVGFATMMAVCAGNALAPFGDRAGTASALLGLFQMTGAAIVVACLAGSQMLAVEQLSLMMLLPWVWVVVNRMLRGRCMSAETGNCQV